The Lentisphaera araneosa HTCC2155 genome has a segment encoding these proteins:
- a CDS encoding sulfatase produces the protein MKYFLVICSLIISAIADNRPNIIFMMADDQGWDGLSVQMHPEIKESKHSYIQTPVLEKMAKEGMRFSSAYAPSPVCSPTRISLQTGKSPAALHWTKAAKSISGSHNFKLLPPRNIKALSESETTIGEILQKAGYKTAHFGKWHINGGGPGKHGYDFHDGDIGNEYAFNYKDPNPADIYGMAKRACNFMESAKKDGKPFFIQMSFHALHAPQNAMKDSIQKYEKLATKGNEKEIGRAALSENLDTGVGIVLKHLNKLGLDKKTYVIYMSDNGAGGKKGILRGGKGDAWEGGIRSPMIVRGPGIKENSWCHQRVVGYDWYPTFCHWAGVENLPQGLEGGDLSKVLKDPLEGKVIRPRNELVFHFPHYQGDTPHTALISGNWKLIKFYETNEFRLFNLGNDISEKNNLASIKPEVTASLKEKMITYLNEVNAQMPSKNPDYDPNKESTPLKGKKGNKKDKKKKK, from the coding sequence ATGAAGTATTTCTTAGTTATTTGCTCCCTTATTATCTCTGCAATTGCAGATAACAGGCCAAACATTATTTTTATGATGGCTGATGACCAGGGATGGGATGGGCTCTCTGTTCAAATGCACCCTGAGATTAAAGAATCGAAACATTCTTACATCCAGACTCCGGTGTTAGAAAAAATGGCCAAAGAAGGCATGCGCTTTTCGTCAGCTTATGCCCCCTCTCCCGTATGTTCTCCGACAAGAATCAGTCTGCAAACTGGTAAATCACCAGCAGCACTTCATTGGACAAAGGCTGCGAAATCTATTTCAGGAAGTCATAATTTTAAGCTTCTACCACCAAGAAATATCAAAGCACTTTCTGAGTCAGAAACGACAATTGGCGAAATTTTGCAAAAAGCCGGCTACAAAACAGCACACTTTGGCAAATGGCATATTAATGGAGGCGGACCGGGCAAACATGGTTACGACTTCCACGATGGGGATATCGGCAATGAATATGCGTTCAACTATAAAGACCCAAATCCTGCCGATATTTACGGAATGGCAAAAAGAGCCTGTAATTTTATGGAGTCGGCAAAAAAAGATGGTAAACCATTTTTCATCCAAATGTCATTTCATGCTCTTCACGCGCCACAAAATGCAATGAAAGATAGCATACAAAAATACGAAAAATTAGCCACTAAAGGAAATGAAAAGGAAATTGGCAGAGCAGCACTCTCCGAAAACCTGGATACTGGTGTCGGTATTGTTCTTAAGCACTTGAACAAACTGGGGCTTGATAAAAAAACCTATGTCATTTACATGTCCGATAACGGTGCAGGAGGTAAAAAAGGTATTCTCAGAGGTGGCAAAGGAGATGCATGGGAAGGTGGCATAAGATCTCCAATGATAGTCAGAGGTCCGGGAATTAAAGAAAATTCATGGTGTCATCAAAGAGTTGTGGGCTATGACTGGTATCCTACATTTTGTCACTGGGCCGGGGTTGAGAACTTGCCACAAGGACTTGAAGGCGGAGATCTGAGTAAAGTTTTAAAAGACCCCTTAGAGGGAAAAGTCATACGACCAAGAAATGAACTTGTCTTTCATTTCCCCCATTACCAAGGAGACACTCCTCATACTGCATTAATCTCAGGAAACTGGAAACTGATCAAATTCTATGAGACAAATGAATTTAGGCTTTTTAATCTGGGAAATGATATTTCAGAGAAAAATAACCTGGCCTCAATAAAACCTGAAGTCACAGCATCTCTAAAAGAAAAAATGATTACTTATTTAAATGAAGTCAATGCTCAAATGCCTTCAAAAAACCCTGATTATGACCCAAACAAGGAGTCGACTCCATTAAAGGGTAAAAAAGGGAATAAGAAAGATAAAAAGAAGAAAAAGTAA
- a CDS encoding discoidin domain-containing protein, which produces MKIRKFLLLLAFTLLAFSNGNATEIKTENMTMKFASDGKPKSLTHKGKELLNVRDPGKGFEICGFAYNWLAPIKIHLNKLSYDGRNLIAKNNHISITMEVTEKHGGLVFSLKRVQGLSKKNQLWLKFGLNCDASLKAVPLDYVTECDKGKQGIEVSLPWLWERSETVPMGSFALTPSTQSIKLPSKAKWSDLKAKLLKDKWYKKVQKAFTVKLTASNNEGSLQNLLDQDKDNRYTTESNMKPGMWLVIEFSAAYLVNTLILDAGKSAGDYPREYRIFVSEDGKNWGKSIKKGTGQKLTKIEGIDKKAKFVKIEQTGSNNVWWSIHDLKINGISLSKPSMLAAESRPNKVVKAKTDPIRIETSKYSLEISNNGQFTSFKYGGKELINKKKNLPEFQVSGFNHEKRSFEKYRLGNAKYKNGKLLLKNGPFAVLFEVKAEEHYLAFKILKTKGFNSSDLTIFGFFGFLESAINVFPLDYMTDCGKSHTGETNVKWKWKWAKGKDLPRGGFAFIHATTDDEYDEALHHIWVKENQPHPKINGEWTVERSKQWMKEWQEKNMDRSRFILTAHSMDDLFYLADKAEQLDMKEIYLHTDTWRGEYWPIKRGFLTVNPKIFPNGEKDFQRFSGYLKEKNIGLTIHTLSCPIANEDPDYTKPTIDPRLADWVKGTLAKPASATDKTLYFKAPPGSELPTIEKGVFGPESIQPWDNINTFQIADEFVTVGSFSDTDTGVWKLNNCQRGSINTKASAHKAEIKARGLIRSYGMVFIPGNDTDMVEELAKRYAEFCNKNGVTHCEQDAAEVHTAENNWGYHKFTEYVYKNIEHMVTSNSSSGRPMPSQMEYKFRKSRNVVKNRQGSKFGMNLHYIARVSTGPYDNSPTWSGAAASGKRTFSMEKNEPMFGITRDILSSHGLTDTFIEKQNHWKKATKLLSADQSKRIRSKREVLYAQTATHEIFDIDKTELGYAITPKQLMRREGIETPWALGSEFGPVAPRQYLQSGDTLKLNNPYPESEPEVIIRVLSALGDGQTDSPQKRKEINEKANDAIAAYNIGAGLQKKRHPLEGAKHIWVAGGEPKHGNCWMRKKFTLKEQAVSGFLFLHADDSVQVYVNGHQVANVSGWDKGHIVDVQKYLKKGDNVLAAEVSNDHGGGCFTGALTIETSKEAFSFLSDKTWLTSSKSQREWNQIKFDDSKWKCAHSFGTFGKSPWPRVHLKPVSPSYKLQPQAKQIKQVGDYQFTDVDNALRLRYSNQRSKAIKNENFPSWRASGSMRGARGIGLTVEGDGSGAILVVQVSAGGHRDYIVPLDFKGKKDIVIPSGEVSWSDLRWGFRFNTKHMKYGSVSQVSLGLGIIPKETNVDIKVSNLRLLVEQPSELKNPVIKIGKGSLQVKGSIKTDHYLWFKGGSSVGVYDLNWNKIKDLPVVKKTFVTKQGKNSLALNAQKQKNSPWLECQFIVKDKKLLVKEKQEQK; this is translated from the coding sequence ATGAAAATCAGAAAATTCTTATTACTACTCGCATTTACACTTCTAGCCTTCTCAAATGGCAATGCGACTGAAATAAAAACAGAAAATATGACGATGAAATTTGCGTCAGATGGTAAGCCAAAGTCCCTCACCCACAAAGGCAAAGAATTACTCAACGTACGTGATCCTGGTAAAGGCTTTGAAATCTGTGGTTTTGCGTACAATTGGCTTGCTCCAATAAAAATCCATCTCAATAAACTAAGCTACGATGGCCGCAACTTGATAGCAAAAAACAACCACATCAGCATAACAATGGAAGTCACAGAAAAGCATGGTGGACTTGTTTTTAGTCTGAAGCGCGTGCAAGGGCTTTCTAAGAAAAATCAGCTCTGGTTGAAATTTGGACTTAACTGTGATGCATCGCTTAAAGCAGTCCCTCTCGACTATGTTACGGAATGTGACAAGGGTAAGCAAGGTATAGAAGTGTCCCTCCCCTGGTTATGGGAAAGAAGTGAAACTGTTCCAATGGGTAGCTTCGCACTGACTCCGAGCACACAAAGTATTAAATTGCCGAGCAAAGCAAAGTGGAGTGATCTCAAGGCAAAGTTGCTTAAAGATAAATGGTATAAAAAAGTACAAAAAGCTTTTACAGTAAAGCTGACTGCGTCCAATAATGAAGGTTCCTTGCAAAATCTCTTGGACCAAGACAAAGACAATCGTTATACCACCGAATCCAACATGAAACCAGGCATGTGGCTTGTCATTGAATTCAGCGCAGCTTATCTCGTAAACACACTCATTCTCGATGCAGGAAAATCCGCTGGTGATTATCCTCGGGAGTACCGCATTTTTGTCAGTGAAGATGGTAAAAACTGGGGTAAAAGCATAAAAAAAGGGACAGGTCAAAAATTAACCAAAATTGAAGGTATCGATAAAAAAGCCAAATTTGTTAAGATTGAACAAACAGGTTCAAATAACGTTTGGTGGTCTATTCATGATTTAAAAATTAATGGCATCTCTTTAAGCAAGCCAAGTATGTTAGCCGCAGAATCAAGACCCAATAAAGTAGTAAAAGCTAAGACAGACCCAATTCGTATAGAAACAAGTAAGTACTCGCTGGAGATCAGCAATAATGGTCAATTCACATCATTTAAGTATGGCGGAAAAGAATTAATTAATAAGAAGAAGAATTTACCTGAGTTCCAAGTCAGCGGATTTAATCATGAAAAAAGATCATTCGAAAAGTATCGACTTGGTAATGCCAAGTATAAAAACGGTAAACTGTTACTTAAAAATGGCCCATTTGCAGTGCTCTTTGAAGTAAAAGCAGAAGAGCATTACCTTGCATTTAAGATTTTGAAAACAAAAGGTTTCAATAGTAGCGATTTGACCATTTTCGGTTTCTTTGGTTTTCTTGAATCAGCTATCAATGTGTTTCCTCTCGATTACATGACTGATTGTGGAAAAAGCCACACGGGAGAAACTAACGTCAAGTGGAAATGGAAGTGGGCAAAAGGAAAAGATCTTCCCCGTGGTGGTTTCGCATTTATCCATGCTACAACAGATGACGAATACGATGAAGCGCTTCACCATATCTGGGTGAAGGAAAACCAGCCTCACCCCAAAATAAATGGCGAGTGGACAGTTGAAAGATCAAAGCAATGGATGAAAGAATGGCAGGAAAAAAACATGGACCGGAGCCGATTTATTCTAACCGCTCATTCCATGGATGACCTCTTTTACCTTGCAGATAAGGCAGAACAACTCGACATGAAAGAGATCTACCTGCACACAGATACGTGGCGAGGAGAATACTGGCCCATCAAAAGAGGTTTTTTAACCGTAAACCCTAAAATATTCCCTAATGGAGAAAAAGATTTTCAACGTTTCTCAGGGTATTTAAAAGAAAAAAATATAGGTTTAACCATTCATACTCTTAGCTGCCCTATTGCCAATGAAGATCCGGACTATACCAAACCTACGATAGACCCCAGACTTGCAGATTGGGTCAAAGGCACACTGGCAAAGCCCGCTTCAGCGACTGATAAAACTCTTTACTTTAAAGCACCTCCAGGCTCAGAATTACCAACCATTGAAAAAGGCGTGTTTGGGCCTGAAAGTATCCAGCCCTGGGACAATATTAATACCTTTCAAATTGCTGATGAGTTTGTAACAGTGGGGAGTTTTTCCGATACAGACACTGGTGTTTGGAAATTGAATAACTGCCAACGCGGTAGCATCAATACAAAAGCCTCTGCGCATAAGGCCGAGATAAAAGCAAGGGGCTTAATCAGGTCATACGGTATGGTCTTTATTCCCGGCAATGATACCGATATGGTCGAAGAGCTTGCCAAACGCTATGCAGAATTCTGCAACAAGAACGGTGTAACTCATTGCGAACAGGATGCAGCAGAAGTTCATACTGCAGAAAACAATTGGGGGTATCATAAATTTACCGAGTACGTATATAAGAACATTGAGCACATGGTGACCAGCAATAGCTCTAGCGGTCGTCCAATGCCCAGCCAAATGGAGTATAAATTCCGGAAATCCCGGAACGTTGTGAAGAACCGTCAAGGTTCAAAATTCGGCATGAACCTTCACTATATTGCTCGTGTGTCTACTGGGCCATATGACAATAGCCCAACATGGTCTGGCGCTGCAGCTTCCGGTAAACGCACCTTCTCAATGGAAAAGAATGAGCCTATGTTCGGTATCACCCGTGACATTCTTTCCAGCCACGGCTTAACAGATACGTTTATAGAAAAACAGAATCATTGGAAGAAAGCAACTAAGCTACTAAGCGCTGATCAGAGCAAACGAATTCGAAGTAAGCGAGAAGTACTTTATGCCCAAACAGCTACCCATGAAATTTTCGATATCGACAAGACTGAACTCGGCTATGCAATAACTCCCAAACAATTGATGCGTCGGGAGGGAATTGAAACTCCATGGGCTCTTGGTTCAGAATTTGGCCCGGTCGCTCCCCGACAATACTTGCAATCCGGAGACACATTAAAACTGAATAATCCATATCCGGAGTCTGAACCAGAAGTCATTATTCGAGTGCTTTCGGCACTAGGAGATGGTCAAACTGATTCTCCTCAAAAAAGAAAAGAAATTAATGAAAAAGCAAATGATGCGATTGCCGCCTATAATATCGGAGCCGGGCTACAAAAGAAACGGCACCCACTCGAAGGCGCGAAGCATATTTGGGTCGCTGGTGGTGAACCTAAACATGGTAACTGCTGGATGAGGAAAAAATTCACCCTAAAAGAGCAAGCCGTGTCAGGCTTTTTGTTTCTTCATGCCGATGATTCCGTGCAAGTTTATGTAAACGGACATCAAGTTGCCAATGTTAGTGGGTGGGATAAGGGACATATCGTGGACGTGCAGAAATACCTCAAAAAAGGGGATAATGTCCTTGCAGCCGAGGTAAGCAACGATCATGGCGGTGGTTGCTTTACTGGTGCTCTAACTATCGAGACCAGTAAAGAAGCTTTTAGTTTTCTCAGTGATAAGACCTGGTTGACCAGTTCAAAATCACAGAGAGAATGGAATCAAATCAAATTCGATGATTCAAAATGGAAATGTGCCCACAGTTTTGGCACCTTTGGGAAGAGCCCCTGGCCCAGGGTACATCTGAAACCGGTTTCTCCAAGTTACAAATTGCAGCCACAGGCTAAACAAATCAAGCAAGTTGGTGACTATCAATTTACGGACGTAGACAATGCTCTGCGCTTGCGTTATAGCAATCAAAGGTCCAAAGCCATAAAGAACGAAAATTTCCCAAGTTGGCGGGCAAGCGGAAGTATGCGTGGTGCACGTGGAATCGGTTTAACCGTAGAGGGAGACGGAAGCGGAGCCATACTGGTGGTACAGGTGTCTGCCGGGGGGCATCGCGATTACATTGTCCCCTTGGATTTTAAAGGAAAAAAAGATATCGTGATTCCCAGCGGTGAAGTATCGTGGAGTGATTTACGATGGGGCTTCCGCTTCAATACCAAACATATGAAATATGGCTCAGTTTCCCAGGTAAGTCTTGGCTTGGGAATAATTCCAAAAGAAACAAATGTTGATATTAAAGTATCCAACCTAAGATTACTTGTGGAGCAGCCAAGCGAACTTAAAAACCCCGTGATCAAAATAGGAAAAGGCAGTCTGCAGGTCAAGGGCAGCATTAAAACGGATCATTACCTTTGGTTCAAGGGCGGGTCAAGCGTTGGCGTCTATGACCTGAATTGGAATAAGATCAAAGATCTGCCAGTTGTAAAGAAAACCTTTGTTACTAAACAAGGAAAAAATAGCCTTGCCCTCAATGCTCAAAAACAAAAGAATTCACCTTGGCTTGAATGCCAGTTTATCGTCAAAGACAAGAAACTGTTAGTTAAAGAAAAACAGGAACAAAAATGA
- a CDS encoding prepilin-type N-terminal cleavage/methylation domain-containing protein encodes MQLFILNKKGDFMKSRFTLIELLVVIAIIGILASLLLPVLSKARRTARAALCVSNEHQIGIASAMYLSDNDNRFTGGNWQSGAYDAGAYYGSNLTNAKGPSATCYKPIYHFNYMSNWDVFVCPVTQKGDAPEWMQWRNSYPGNAQLRYNVKLTSIPTPSEVAFTMDGWSDGVFLDWRAWFISPRHDSKANVLFTDGHVKPMRDLTIIQNPQMLGFGRGDLWNWPNGGWRLGNLNYDN; translated from the coding sequence ATGCAACTTTTCATTTTAAATAAAAAAGGTGATTTCATGAAATCAAGGTTTACTTTGATCGAACTACTTGTGGTGATAGCCATTATTGGAATATTAGCATCTTTACTCTTACCAGTTTTGTCCAAAGCAAGGAGAACCGCGAGGGCGGCCCTTTGTGTTAGTAATGAACACCAGATCGGGATTGCTAGTGCTATGTATCTTAGTGATAATGACAATCGTTTTACTGGCGGAAATTGGCAGAGCGGCGCCTATGATGCTGGAGCTTATTATGGTAGTAATTTGACAAATGCAAAAGGTCCAAGTGCTACTTGTTATAAACCAATTTATCATTTCAATTATATGTCTAACTGGGATGTATTTGTATGTCCAGTAACTCAAAAAGGTGATGCTCCTGAATGGATGCAATGGAGGAACAGCTATCCAGGAAATGCCCAACTTCGGTATAATGTGAAATTGACTTCTATTCCTACCCCTTCCGAAGTAGCTTTCACTATGGACGGATGGAGTGATGGGGTATTTCTTGATTGGAGGGCCTGGTTCATCTCCCCGCGGCATGATAGCAAAGCAAACGTTCTTTTCACTGATGGTCATGTAAAACCCATGAGAGATCTGACAATAATTCAAAACCCACAAATGCTTGGTTTTGGGCGAGGTGACTTGTGGAACTGGCCAAATGGTGGCTGGCGCCTGGGAAACCTCAATTATGACAATTAG
- a CDS encoding c-type cytochrome, with product MTKTTLCLLFFCQFAFTQQSKNEKVIWDKTEYSGERSDKDIRMALLSKSFSWLSGSPADNEKLSVGKTAQFFGFVSLRYSSGRAAQRGAIGRAFYDLATVTQRTLLLKAVKEEDKTLKEWWAKRSQILRILEAHLYTGESIKLSQLNLLAKEFGWLNSKAALFEAKAFAALEDSLTKEQWAQLSAFRKNPDLTNSGSRKKKIKSGTLSKEQSAQFEDLFAKCFTWLTGTMKDNQVVPLGQPAQFFGFVSIRHKSGHGASRGKISKEFAKILNDSQNKLINQAVMEITPWVKKFLSTRNDLLLELDKLRKKPAEFNFTTFKKLSEDLGILEIQCALIEAQTYHKIRKTMSELQSKKMMELRSNYVLDSKQMENLSMNQRGQKVFTLCAACHSKNSQLAPDLKGIFNSPIAEKNYPYSTALKEYAKNGKWTAEKLNSFLKSPMKTVPGTKMAFQGLLNEKDRVAVIEYLKNLR from the coding sequence ATGACTAAAACAACACTATGCTTACTTTTCTTTTGCCAGTTCGCATTTACACAGCAATCTAAGAACGAAAAAGTGATCTGGGATAAAACTGAATATAGTGGAGAGAGATCTGACAAAGATATAAGGATGGCTCTGCTTTCAAAGTCATTTTCATGGTTAAGTGGTTCACCGGCAGATAACGAAAAATTATCTGTTGGTAAAACTGCACAGTTTTTTGGATTTGTATCTCTTAGATATTCCAGTGGAAGAGCTGCACAAAGAGGTGCTATCGGAAGAGCTTTCTACGACTTGGCTACAGTTACACAAAGAACTCTGCTACTTAAAGCAGTCAAAGAAGAAGACAAGACTTTAAAAGAGTGGTGGGCTAAGCGAAGTCAAATTCTAAGAATACTGGAAGCACATCTCTACACAGGGGAATCAATAAAACTGAGCCAGCTCAATTTACTCGCTAAAGAATTTGGCTGGCTTAATTCTAAAGCCGCCCTTTTCGAAGCTAAGGCTTTCGCGGCTCTTGAAGATAGTTTAACTAAAGAACAATGGGCACAATTGTCGGCTTTCCGCAAAAACCCGGATTTAACTAATTCCGGTTCACGAAAAAAGAAAATCAAAAGCGGTACTCTAAGTAAAGAACAATCAGCGCAATTCGAAGATTTATTTGCCAAATGTTTTACCTGGCTAACCGGAACTATGAAGGACAATCAGGTTGTCCCACTGGGACAACCTGCACAGTTTTTTGGATTTGTATCCATAAGGCATAAAAGCGGTCATGGAGCCAGCCGGGGAAAAATTTCTAAAGAATTTGCAAAAATTCTCAATGACTCTCAAAATAAACTTATTAATCAAGCCGTCATGGAAATAACTCCCTGGGTGAAAAAATTCCTAAGCACAAGAAATGATCTGCTCCTTGAGTTAGACAAGCTTAGAAAGAAACCAGCTGAGTTCAACTTTACTACCTTTAAAAAGCTTTCCGAAGATCTTGGCATTTTAGAAATACAATGTGCCCTAATAGAAGCTCAAACTTATCATAAAATACGCAAAACTATGAGCGAATTACAATCAAAAAAAATGATGGAACTTCGTTCTAATTATGTCCTGGATTCAAAACAAATGGAAAATCTTAGCATGAATCAAAGAGGTCAAAAAGTCTTTACACTTTGTGCTGCCTGCCACAGCAAAAATTCACAGTTAGCTCCCGACCTAAAGGGTATTTTCAATAGTCCTATAGCAGAAAAAAACTATCCATATTCAACAGCTCTAAAAGAATATGCTAAAAATGGTAAATGGACCGCTGAAAAACTTAACAGTTTTTTAAAATCACCAATGAAAACAGTTCCCGGAACGAAAATGGCATTTCAGGGACTCCTCAATGAAAAAGACCGTGTCGCCGTCATCGAATATCTTAAAAATTTAAGGTAA
- a CDS encoding DUF1552 domain-containing protein has product MSQIINFSRRSFLKSSSAFLALPCLDTFAKQKVSSTNNNTKMIFLSRGFGFVEKSFYPTKAGRFSDIGLTEGLAPLEKHKNDISLLGNLVNLGHSSAHEGSLTFLTGAPYSHPYKMKNTISCDQLAAEYLSEDVRYKSLVLSTDDRNGHGAIAVSLSIDKKGTKIPGIINSLDLYRKLFSSNENAEQIRHRINHKGSILDVVKLDQKNISRRIAKADQEKLQGYFDGVRDIENKLKRQTFWLKTPKPQAPFEYPADMDGEMEVKLMFDMIVLAMQTGQTNIATYMMPQTALLRSMGSKLGPHALSHYGHGERLETAKQLDAKKMELLSYFIDKLKSTKDINGQTLYDSTLLAYGTNLRTGHTTRNFPVILSGGAIKNLRLGESLMLPKDTPLQNVWLTLLQEAGIPIDKFSISTGRVPQLLS; this is encoded by the coding sequence ATGAGTCAAATAATTAACTTTTCACGCCGTTCTTTTTTAAAGTCCTCAAGCGCTTTCTTGGCACTTCCTTGCCTTGATACTTTTGCCAAACAAAAAGTTAGCTCTACAAATAACAATACCAAAATGATCTTTCTGAGCAGGGGCTTCGGATTCGTTGAAAAAAGCTTTTATCCCACTAAAGCGGGGCGCTTCTCCGATATCGGCCTCACTGAAGGTTTGGCTCCATTGGAAAAGCATAAAAATGACATCTCCCTGCTCGGCAACTTGGTAAATCTCGGCCATAGCTCGGCCCATGAAGGCAGTTTAACCTTTCTGACGGGGGCTCCTTATAGCCATCCCTATAAAATGAAAAATACCATTTCTTGTGACCAACTTGCAGCTGAATACCTTTCTGAAGATGTCCGCTACAAAAGTTTAGTGCTTTCTACAGATGATCGAAACGGTCATGGGGCTATAGCCGTATCCCTATCCATAGACAAAAAAGGTACGAAAATACCAGGGATCATTAACAGCCTAGATTTGTATAGGAAACTGTTCTCTTCAAATGAAAATGCAGAACAAATAAGACACAGAATAAACCATAAAGGCAGCATACTGGATGTGGTCAAACTCGATCAAAAAAATATCTCGCGCCGAATCGCCAAAGCCGACCAAGAAAAGCTGCAAGGATATTTCGATGGCGTCAGAGATATTGAGAATAAGCTAAAGAGGCAAACGTTCTGGTTAAAGACCCCAAAACCGCAGGCTCCTTTTGAATATCCCGCTGATATGGATGGAGAAATGGAAGTTAAACTTATGTTCGATATGATCGTTCTTGCCATGCAAACAGGTCAGACAAACATTGCCACTTACATGATGCCACAAACGGCTCTGCTACGCAGTATGGGCAGTAAACTCGGACCTCATGCTCTATCACACTATGGCCATGGAGAAAGACTTGAGACCGCCAAACAACTGGACGCTAAAAAAATGGAGCTTCTCAGCTACTTTATAGACAAACTGAAATCAACCAAAGATATCAACGGTCAAACTCTCTACGACTCAACTCTTCTGGCCTATGGCACGAATCTTCGTACGGGTCATACGACTCGTAACTTTCCAGTAATTTTATCCGGTGGTGCCATCAAGAACTTAAGACTTGGAGAAAGCCTTATGCTGCCCAAAGATACACCGCTGCAAAATGTCTGGCTGACGCTTCTTCAAGAAGCAGGAATTCCCATAGATAAATTCAGCATTAGTACCGGAAGAGTCCCGCAGTTGTTGAGTTAA
- a CDS encoding ThuA domain-containing protein, with translation MKKITMLLIILFTSIACASTQVKPIQVLMITGGGWHDYKKQAPVLKEAIESQINAEVTIKWTSTKEHPLSPTENKLPEVFKGDFCKGYDVVFHNHCQVFFKDDDAINKVIDNHIKNKVGVIMTHGSFHTWFKTKREAWDRICGINSIRHHHNSPLKIEVTDKTHPVMKALGTDGWQTEKGELYETSLKKTTQSLATGTTLTGAKHTEECIFSHTNLGIKMFGTTLGHDTSTMEQDVYKKMMALGILWAANKLDKDGKVSPGYQKKITVLK, from the coding sequence ATGAAAAAAATAACAATGTTGCTGATCATACTTTTTACAAGTATCGCATGTGCAAGTACTCAAGTTAAACCCATACAAGTCTTGATGATCACAGGTGGTGGCTGGCATGATTATAAAAAACAAGCCCCTGTTTTAAAAGAGGCTATCGAAAGTCAGATTAATGCTGAAGTTACCATAAAGTGGACTTCTACCAAAGAACATCCACTTAGCCCCACTGAAAACAAACTTCCAGAAGTTTTTAAGGGCGACTTCTGCAAAGGTTATGATGTGGTTTTCCACAATCACTGCCAGGTCTTTTTTAAGGATGATGACGCCATTAATAAAGTGATAGATAATCACATCAAAAACAAAGTCGGTGTTATCATGACTCATGGCTCTTTCCATACTTGGTTTAAAACAAAACGTGAAGCGTGGGATAGAATCTGCGGTATCAACAGCATTCGTCACCACCACAATTCCCCGCTTAAAATAGAAGTTACGGACAAAACTCACCCGGTCATGAAAGCTCTCGGCACCGATGGCTGGCAAACGGAAAAAGGCGAACTCTACGAAACAAGCCTTAAAAAAACGACTCAATCTCTAGCAACAGGAACCACTCTTACAGGCGCTAAACATACTGAGGAATGTATTTTTTCTCACACTAATTTGGGGATTAAAATGTTTGGTACCACACTAGGTCATGACACTTCAACTATGGAACAAGATGTCTACAAAAAAATGATGGCCTTGGGTATTCTTTGGGCGGCTAATAAGCTCGACAAAGATGGTAAAGTAAGTCCAGGATATCAAAAGAAAATAACTGTTTTAAAGTAA